Proteins encoded together in one Stutzerimonas stutzeri window:
- the fabA gene encoding 3-hydroxyacyl-[acyl-carrier-protein] dehydratase FabA — translation MTKQHAFTREDLLRCSRGELFGPGNAQLPAPNMLMVDRIVHISEVGGKYGKGELVAELDINPDLWFFACHFEGDPVMPGCLGLDAMWQLLGFYLGWQGNPGRGRALGSGEVKFFGQVLPTAKKVTYNIHIKRTINRSLILGIADGTVSVDGREIYSAEGLRVGLFTSTDSF, via the coding sequence ATGACCAAACAACACGCCTTTACTCGGGAAGACCTGCTTCGTTGCAGCCGCGGCGAACTCTTCGGTCCCGGTAATGCGCAACTGCCCGCGCCGAACATGCTGATGGTCGATCGTATCGTTCACATCAGTGAAGTGGGCGGCAAGTATGGCAAGGGCGAGCTGGTCGCCGAGCTGGATATCAACCCTGATCTCTGGTTCTTCGCTTGCCACTTCGAAGGCGATCCGGTCATGCCCGGCTGCCTCGGTCTCGATGCCATGTGGCAGCTGCTCGGCTTCTACCTCGGCTGGCAGGGCAACCCTGGCCGCGGGCGTGCACTGGGTTCCGGCGAAGTCAAGTTCTTCGGCCAGGTGCTGCCGACCGCCAAGAAGGTCACCTACAACATCCATATCAAGCGCACCATCAACCGCTCGCTGATCCTCGGCATCGCCGATGGCACGGTCAGCGTTGATGGCCGCGAGATCTACAGTGCCGAAGGCTTGCGCGTCGGCCT
- a CDS encoding NAD(P)H-dependent glycerol-3-phosphate dehydrogenase — MTRQQPIAVLGGGSFGTAIANLLAENGHHVLLWMRDAEQAESIRTLRQNPRYLKGVEILPLVEPTTDLSSTLDACELVFVALPSSALRQALQPFATQLGGKMLVSTTKGIEAESFMLMSQILEQIAPQARIGVLSGPNLAREVAEHALTATVVASQDEALCRHVQKVLHGRTFRVYASSDRFGVELGGALKNVYAIMAGMAAALGMGENTRSMLITRALAEMTRFAVKLGANPMTFLGLAGVGDLIVTCTSSKSRNFQVGYALGEGLSLDEAVSRLGEVAEGVNTIKVLKCKAEELQVYMPLVAGLHAILFEGRTLDQIIGVLMRGEPKTDVDFISTDGF; from the coding sequence ATGACACGACAGCAACCCATTGCGGTACTCGGCGGCGGCAGTTTCGGTACCGCGATTGCCAATCTGCTGGCCGAAAACGGTCACCACGTCCTGCTCTGGATGCGCGATGCCGAACAGGCCGAAAGCATCCGTACCCTGAGGCAGAACCCGCGCTACCTCAAAGGTGTCGAGATCCTTCCGCTGGTGGAGCCGACCACCGATCTGTCTTCCACTCTCGATGCGTGCGAGTTGGTCTTCGTCGCGCTGCCGTCCAGCGCGTTGCGCCAGGCGCTGCAGCCGTTCGCGACGCAGTTGGGGGGCAAGATGCTGGTCAGCACCACCAAGGGCATCGAGGCCGAGAGTTTCATGCTGATGAGTCAGATCCTCGAGCAGATCGCGCCCCAGGCGCGCATCGGTGTGCTCTCCGGGCCGAACCTGGCGCGCGAAGTCGCCGAGCACGCGCTGACCGCGACGGTGGTCGCCAGTCAGGACGAGGCCTTGTGCCGCCATGTGCAGAAGGTGCTGCATGGGCGAACCTTTCGTGTGTATGCCAGCTCCGACCGTTTCGGTGTCGAGCTGGGCGGCGCACTGAAGAATGTCTACGCGATCATGGCGGGCATGGCGGCGGCGCTGGGCATGGGCGAGAACACGCGCAGCATGCTGATCACCCGGGCGCTGGCGGAGATGACGCGATTCGCCGTAAAGCTCGGCGCCAACCCCATGACCTTTCTCGGCCTCGCCGGGGTCGGCGATCTGATCGTCACCTGCACCTCGTCGAAGAGTCGCAACTTCCAGGTCGGCTATGCGCTTGGCGAGGGGCTCAGTCTCGACGAGGCGGTTTCACGGCTGGGCGAGGTTGCCGAAGGCGTGAACACCATCAAGGTGCTCAAGTGCAAGGCCGAGGAACTGCAGGTCTATATGCCACTGGTCGCCGGCCTGCATGCCATCCTGTTCGAGGGGCGTACGCTCGATCAGATCATTGGCGTGCTGATGCGTGGCGAACCCAAGACCGATGTGGATTTCATTTCAACCGACGGATTCTGA